A segment of the Carya illinoinensis cultivar Pawnee chromosome 1, C.illinoinensisPawnee_v1, whole genome shotgun sequence genome:
TTTGTTCCCGATAAATCAGAAGAACCGTGACCACCAGCCACAAAGAAGAAAGACATCTAGAAAGATTTTATCTTTTGCGTGTTTTTTTTCCTCGAATAACTTGGACTGGATTTCAGGTGAACAAAGTTGAACTACGGGGTTGTAAGATCAAATACTGTCATTCCAACAAAGGGTTTGGTATTTTCTCAGCTAGTGGAACTTCTGATGGTAATTCATATCTTCTAATCACCTTGTACATTCACagaatatacatacatatacgaTATATACTGTCCAAACGGGTACTTTGTTTAAATTACATCTCCGTTCGTTTTGCTAGCTgaggaaatatttgaaaatagtaaataatacaAGTGGTTTTATAATGTGAAAATTCTGATTTACTGGGACCCAGAAAAATGAAACTGAGGAGATCGGTGCAAAATTGGTTGGGAGTCGTGGACTTCTTTTGAGTCTAAATTTTCCTTGATTTGACTGTAGAAGCAAGAAAGGTACAATTGGCGTATCTTTTTCTCAGTTTAAGAGTGACCAAATTTGGGGGGAGTGGGATGAATTTGTGAGAgctactttcttttcttttccccccGTCGGACAAGGTTCTTATGTGGGCTCCTATTTGTCTGCTAGATATATTAGGAAGAGCAGAAAAAGTAACGGCTGAAGTTTTGGGATATGAAACCTAACACAAGTCTGTGGCATAATGGACCAACTAATTTGAGATGAATCGTCCAATTCAGGATTGTAGCTTCATTAGTTTTAGTATAAGAAGTTTCTCGAAAAATTTTCCAGGACTTTGTTAGccaatttttttgataaaccAGTGTAAACATTACTGGGAACTGTTTCTATCAACTCTTCTCTTCAGCTGTTCATAAACGGAGGAAAAtagcttctttttttaaattgattttgaagaaaatttCAGGTGTTCTATTAGTTGTTCCACTAGATTTGGCAATAACTCCTATGAGAGTGTTGCAAGATCCTCTTCTTGGACCAGAATGTAGAGCAATGTTTGAAGAGGGAGAAGTAGATGACAGGTTCCTGATGATACTGTTCCTAACTGTGGAGCGCCTTCGTAAAAGTTCTTCATGGAAGCCgtatgtataatattttctttgttgTAGTCCCAATTGATGATATTTACAGGTGGTGGGAATCATTGAGGTGAGCTAATTGTATCAGGTATTTTGATATGCTTCCACTCACTTTCGGAAACCCACTTTGTTTTACTGATGATGAGCTGTTGGAGCTGAAGGGAACGACACTTTATCGGGCCACTGAACTGCAGGTAAAATGAATTTTGGACGCATTTCCATTTCAGATGGGCAATTAATGGCTAATTCTTTTTTCTAATGTGACGTTTGGTGGAATTCCATTAAAAAGGGTGTCTGTGTTGATGCAGTTACCACTGTAAATAAAGGGATTCATCTCTCTTTTATATTACTCTGGGACATCCCTTTAATGTTTATACTGGTGTATATGCATTAGGCTGAATTTCGATATACCGGGTATAGGTTGTGAAAGCTGTTATGGAACTTGCAGAAGCAGCTTGTTTAAAAGCTAAAATGGTATAATGGGGTTGATTTTCACAGTggagttgatatatatatatatatagtttgtctATCCATATCAGCTAAAGATCCATATGCATCTTGATATGGTTTCTATGTGTCACCTCTAGCACTTTTATGTGTGTGCATACCTATTTGAACATACATTTGGATTAAGTAGGCTTTCTAAACTTTCATGTACAGCATATGTGACCAAAGACCGGTTTAACTGCAGAAGAAAAGGCTGCAGTCTTTATACGATAATCAAGTGAAGGGATTGGTGAAGAAACTTTTAACACTTGAAGGGGATTCAGAAAGGTGTGTGGCCTCTTATAGCATTGAAACTATATTAATAGGGTTTATTCAGTTAAGTGTTACTGGTTTATCAGAAGTGTGCCAacctatatatgtttttattctaGATTGGATGCACACtgagtttttttattctattttcttaatatgacacatcttgagttatttataaactaattaTATTTTGATCTGTCTGCTGGAAGAGTTTCATATTTTGATGACTCACAATCAATATTGAATGtttgaacatttttttaataggtattTATGTGTTTGGTAAATTTATCCATCGGCAGAATTATAGAACTCTTTCTAGCTTGCTATACCCATTGTTGTGAAGTCATTGGTCttgatttttatgtattttttaaaatatttttcttttatgtatattttttttttatgttttaatttttgcttattttacagttttatctttatttttactctttaaatatgtttattatatttcgAAGATTGTGAGTGGTCAGTGGATGAGCTTAGCATTCTCTTATTTAACATTTTACTCCACTGGGCGATGTAATAGATTTCAAGGGTCTAATTGTTCACGAATTCCTTGTATCTCTAGTCAATCATGcctaggtgttgctcttgtatatgttccatgtacttggactatgcgtatttatcatcaataaaattcttatttactgataaaattcttatttactaatAAAATTCATTAGTTGACTTGTTGCATGCCATGCATAGATTTTTGCATGTGGCATGATGTGCATAAGGCCTTGTCAGCCATAACCTAACAATATTTTTGGAAATCTGGTTCCCATTTTATAGTAGGCCTAAGCCCAGGGACTAATTACTTACTAATCTtccaataattttatatgaatatgTCTTGAGTTGAGTTTGCTTTATAGATTTCAAAGGTTTGGAAACCGAAGCAATGATGGTCTGCAAATCCTGTAAACtacataaatatagattttatactGAGTTGTAAAATACCCTCTCTTAGATCATGATCCATTATGGTTTGACTCACTTGGTTTGCTTGGGCATTCTCCAGCTTTTTCTTTATTGCCTGTAATCTATTTAATTTGCTCTAGAAATAATGAAGCCATTTATCATCATCATTTACATACATGTTTCTGAATTTCATTGCTATTGctaaatactaaaatatacAGTTCTTGTCACTTCTTTTTCCAGTGATTACTTTAGCTAAatactaaaacatatacaattctttttgcttcttttttcagTGAGGTGTCCTTTGAAGATTTCCTTTGGTATGTACCTTTTTCTCAAAATACTCTTATGATCTTTTGTCATAACAGGAATCCTGTCCTTGATTTGTGGTTCATTGTGTTTTAAACTTTGTAGATTGATGTTGCACAATTATCTTGGTGCTAGGGCAAATTCCATATTTTGGACTCGTGCTTTGAACATTCCTCTGCCACAttcttatgtgtttccaaaaaCTCAAGAAAGGGACAGTAACTTTGCTGTTAGCAAAGATTCTGAAGATTCCACTAAATACAGTGGAGATTTGTTCATTGGAAAGGATGAAAAAGGTAAGTGTATGATGTCCTCTAACCATTGCATATGACATAATTAAACAATATGCTGGGAATCAGATCTGGTATATCTTGGGTGTAAAATGTTCCCATCAAACTAATCTCCACATCCAACGAGATGcgccaacatccgtaccttttCATATCAGGTTGTAGGGTTCAGGATGTTAGTAGCCAAATCAATGGAGTGACGTCCGCATCAATACAAGGGGAGACTATTTGGGTGGAAGGTCTTGTGCCTGGCATTGACTTTTGCAACCATGGTATGACAATAATTACAATTCTGAAATTCTTTGATTTGCTGCTGGTTATTTTCAATCCCTTTCTTTTGGCGGCAGTGCTTTTCCAACATTGATGGTTACCTtctttttgcttttcaattttataatttcttaaacCCTCTGAACCTGGAAACTTAAATGTGTGTTATGAAATTGCAAGCTTTGAGACAATATCCAACAGAATAAAAAAAACAGTTACCCATCCAATAacgagaaaataatattttgcttGAATTTTCTTGCCCAGTTTACTTCTATAATCTGGATTTTCTTGTAGACGTCTTATATTGATTTGTAACTTACTGGCTGAGAAAATGACTGCTCAGATTTAAAGGCAGCAGCAACATGGGAAGTTGATGGAACAGGATCAATTACAGGAGTTCCTTTCTCCATGTACCTTCTTTCTGGTAGTATCCCCTCTCTGACCTTTTAGTAGGTATTTTCATTCATATGGGTGTCAGGTTTAAATATTGTGCCTTAAATGTTAGTTTCTTGCAGCTACCGGAGTTACCAAAGTCAATCTTCACTGTTTTTTTCCCTTTACTTTGCTTCTGTTTGAAGCACCTGGGATATCTGACTAGTCgtcattttgttttttcctgATTTAACAGCTCAACAAAGTCCCTTTGcgattgagagagagatttccatCAGCTATGGTAACAAAGGAAATGAGGTGCTTCATTTTGCCTCACAGGGGATATCTTCCTTCTGATACCAAAGTTACCTTTTCTTACTTTGTGTtcgatgtgtatatatattaaccaTTGCTGGTTCCACCAGTGAATTGATTATCCCTTGATGAATTATCTGCATTGTCAATGTGTATACCAATGGTATGGAGTTAGAGTCAATTTCACTGTATTCTaggaacttgtgtaaaaatccaCCAAATGCTACCTTGCAAGAAACCTGTCTGATTGCGTCATTTTACCATATTTCATGAGGTTTTTGCATATTTCACTTTGTTTTGACTTGGCCTTTGCATGATCATTTATGACAACTACTTTTTACCAATTTACTCCATTGAAGAAAGccttatttcaaatatttgtgCTATGCCACGCCAATCTTGTTTCTGCTGTTCCATTCTATCTGGGTCCATATATCCtgtttaaatttaaagaatggAATCGTTTAATTCATTCCTCTACTTGGGTCCACGTTCATGATGGTATCTTGAATTCCACATGTAGTGCATTCTTCTCTGGAAAAGGCCAAAGTCTCAttgaaatttcattttcttgctttctaccattttattttttatgcatttggtAGAAGTCTGTTTAGAAATGCACTTTTATAAACATAAGCTCCAATTATTTGAGCTTGTAACAATTTCATTCCCTTTTGTATTTGATGCAGGAACTACTTTATTTGTATGGGTTTGTCATTGATAATAATCCAGATGACTATCTCATGGTAACTCCATCTAGAGAAAATACGTAGCTTTTGAATAAAGTTATTATAGTTTGTGATGGTGACATACTTTCAAACTCAACTGGAAGAAGACCACCATTTGGTGTTTGTCTATGTTGATCCTCCTGCCCTTTCACTCTATTTAGGGCCATATATACAGTATTAATTATTGTGGGCTATCAAGATAAGGCACATGGATCATAAGTGGTTTGATGACTACACAGGTCCATTATCCCATGGAGGCAATCCAGAATGTTCCCTTTTCTGACTCAAAGGTCCAGCTTCTTGAAGCACAGGTCGGGTATCATCTGTTATTAAGTTTATGGTATGTGGTTTCATGGTGATATATCACTTGTATGGCTCGTCCATTTTTCGGTGGATGCATCAtctaaagtgtttttttttttttttttcgtgttaCATGGGAAGGGGGGATTCGATCCTTGGATCTCTTAGTGAGAAACCAAGGTGTTGCCAATTAAAAAAGGATCTAGGCCTAAACAGAGTTACTATACTGCTTTACTTTCCtatctatccaaaaaaaaaaaaaaaaaaaccttccaattttcttttataagtacTTGCCTTCCAAAATAGAATTCGATTTGTGCTCTCATAAGGCTGAATTCTATAAAATTTACTTTATCAACAAATTTTGTTTGTGCGTACAGAAGGCTGAATTGAGGTGTCTATTACCTAGAACTTTGCTGGATCATGGCTTTTTTTCAGAAAGCACAGAAAAAAGTGAAAGAACTGATAAGTGGGAGGGAAGAGTTTGCAattatagttggagtggtcagcGCAAGTTGCCCTCTTACTTAAACAAGCTGGTTTTTCCGGAAAGTTTTTTAACTGGCTTGAGGACCATAGCCTTGCTGGAGGAGCAGATTTTTCTGGTTTCATCAATGCTGGAAGAGGTTTAGTTTCTCTATCATCATCTTTTCTTCCACTGTATACCAGGCATATCCATAGTTTCTCACAGATCCACCTTGTTGAGTGTCTTCAATAATTGATATTAAATGAATGCAACTAATAGATCTATAATCAAAGGCTATACATTTTATAGGTCACATTGAGGCAAAATATTTGGCTGAGTGGTTAGCTTTCGAAAGTTGTATTTCTAAACTGAGGTAGTATCAGGACTGCACGATCCTTCCTTTCCCTGGTCAAATATCATTGACTcctaacccctaggggttggctcaagtggtaaaggccttaggCTTGGAGGTATGCTCCCTCagggtctaaggttcaaatacccttgggtgtaaacaatctctaggggccatcagaCTAAGggattttctccttgaattacccaaCATGCACTTGCGGGAAATTCCTTGCTGAGGACCTGtgcacccctgggattagtcgggacgttgttcctggacacctggtgccaataatatatatgtgtatatatatatcattgactCCTAATGACACTAAACGTTAGAAATTAGAACTTGCTTAACCAACCATGCACCACTGATTTTGAACATGATTTGGAAGAAGTGAGACCTTGGCCGCTGCTAAGATCTTGATGCTGTGCATTAAAGAAAAACTGATGTGGACAGGCATTTCGTGATCATAATGTAATTGTTTATGTACTGTTGACTATTGTTTGAAAAAGTCCAGATATGAATATGATGGATCGACTCAACTACTCAAGGAAAGATAATTTGCAAACTTGGATGCTAGCTTTATTCATGctttttgtgatatttttacTTACAAATGGTTGGGATATATTCATATtgatagagatttttttttcatgccaTAGGAAGGAAGCTACCTCTGGTTGAAATTCTTTTTCTCCGATTCTTGACCCCTAATTGaatctttgtttttcttaaagctTGTTGGGCCTGAAGGGGAACGGCAACCATCTGATACAGAAGTCCAAGCAGCAGTATGGGAGGCCTGTGGTGATTCTGGAGCTTTGCAATTGCTTGTTGATCTTCTTCAGACAAAGTATCCACTGCAATATATGCCATTGAATTTTGATATGCTGATACTATTgagttataaatattagtacCCTTTATCAATCTGCTTGCTTTACTTGCAATTTCAATACGAGCTTTCTTGGAAACTGACAAAGGTTGAACAACTTTAAAGGGTTGCatacattagaaaaaaaaaaaaaaaaaacttatgtcACTTAGCCATCCgcagaaaagaaaaggcaaagaagAATACTTCTCCCAACTTTGCCTAACACAGTGATATCTGTGAATGCAAGGATGATGGATCTTGAAGAGAATTCTGGAACAGAGGAATGTGATACTGAACTGCTAAAAGGAGTCCACACTACTGAATGCCAGGAGCAACAAATAATTTACAAGGAAAGCTTGAGGTAGC
Coding sequences within it:
- the LOC122309144 gene encoding uncharacterized protein LOC122309144; amino-acid sequence: MANLEDEAKLERFLQWLQVNKVELRGCKIKYCHSNKGFGIFSASGTSDGVLLVVPLDLAITPMRVLQDPLLGPECRAMFEEGEVDDRFLMILFLTVERLRKSSSWKPYFDMLPLTFGNPLCFTDDELLELKGTTLYRATELQKKRLQSLYDNQVKGLVKKLLTLEGDSESEVSFEDFLWANSIFWTRALNIPLPHSYVFPKTQERDSNFAVSKDSEDSTKYSGDLFIGKDEKGCRVQDVSSQINGVTSASIQGETIWVEGLVPGIDFCNHDLKAAATWEVDGTGSITGVPFSMYLLSAQQSPFAIEREISISYGNKGNEELLYLYGFVIDNNPDDYLMVHYPMEAIQNVPFSDSKVQLLEAQKAELRCLLPRTLLDHGFFSESTEKSERTDKWEGRVCNYSWSGQRKLPSYLNKLVFPESFLTGLRTIALLEEQIFLVSSMLEELVGPEGERQPSDTEVQAAVWEACGDSGALQLLVDLLQTKMMDLEENSGTEECDTELLKGVHTTECQEQQIIYKESLSQEIDGQMQQKLSRNRFSSIVYRRGQKQLTRLFLKEAEHALQLALREGN